Proteins encoded within one genomic window of Triticum aestivum cultivar Chinese Spring chromosome 2D, IWGSC CS RefSeq v2.1, whole genome shotgun sequence:
- the LOC123048566 gene encoding peroxidase 21, with protein sequence MGLSSSLVPVASALLLFCCFTAWNAAAAAASGGGGLRLNYYSESCPRAEEIVKEQVRRLYEEHGNTAVSWLRALFHDCTVKSCDASLLLETDAATGLVSEQASPRSFGMRNFKYVGAIKSALERECPGTVSCADILALATRDGAAMLGGPAAIPMRTGRRDATESQYGEVERYIPNHNDTVSAVLSRFAAMGLGAEAVVALLGAHSVGRVHCSNLVARLYPAVDAGMEPAYGAYLRGRCPTADAREDTRDVAYARNDRATPMVLDNMYHKNLLKGRGLLLVDQRLASDPRTAPFVRRMAADNGYFGETFAAALVRMSENGPLTGGQGEVRKDCRFVNAK encoded by the coding sequence GGAatgctgccgccgctgctgccagCGGTGGCGGTGGTCTGAGGCTGAACTACTACTCCGAGAGCTGCCCGAGAGCGGAGGAGATCGTGAAGGAGCAGGTGAGGAGGCTGTACGAGGAGCACGGCAACACGGCCGTGTCGTGGCTCCGGGCCCTCTTCCACGACTGCACCGTCAAGTCCTGCGACGCGTCGCTGCTCCTGGAGACCGACGCCGCCACGGGCCTCGTCTCCGAGCAGGCCTCCCCGAGGAGCTTCGGCATGCGCAACTTCAAGTACGTGGGCGCCATCAAGTCGGCCCTGGAGCGCGAGTGCCCGGGCACCGTCTCCTGCGCGGACATCCTCGCGCTCGCCACCCGGGACGGAGCGGCCAtgctgggcgggccggcggcgatccCGATGCGGACGGGGCGGCGGGACGCCACGGAGAGCCAGTACGGCGAGGTGGAGCGGTACATCCCGAACCACAACGACACGGTGTCGGCGGTGCTGTCCCGGTTCGCGGCCATGGGGCTGGGCGCCGAGGCCGTGGTGGCGCTGCTGGGCGCGCACTCGGTGGGCCGCGTCCACTGCAGCAACCTGGTGGCGAGGCTGTACCCGGCCGTGGACGCTGGCATGGAGCCGGCGTACGGCGCGTACCTGCGGGGCCGGTGCCCGACGGCGGACGCGAGGGAGGACACCCGCGACGTGGCGTACGCGCGTAACGACCGCGCCACGCCCATGGTGCTCGACAACATGTACCACAAGAACCTGCTCAAGGGTCGGGGGCTCCTGCTCGTGGACCAGCGGCTCGCCTCCGACCCCCGCACCGCGCCGTTCGTGAGGAGGATGGCGGCTGACAACGGGTACTTTGGTGAGACGTTCGCGGCGGCGCTGGTGAGGATGTCGGAGAACGGGCCGCTCACCGGCGGGCAGGGGGAGGTCAGGAAGGACTGCAGGTTCGTCAACGCCAAGTAA